The Bdellovibrio sp. NC01 genome includes the window TGTTTGAGTGCACGAAGGAGATTAAGAATCCTCACCACGATTATCTATGCATTTTATAAGCACGTGATACAAAACAACCGACAGTCTTGGATTTACAAAGAGCTGTCGGTAAGATTGAATTATCAAAAATATAATTAGTGCTTGTGTTCGTTCTCGAAAAGACATTCTTCCACGTCACGTTCTTCGACGTCCCAAACCATATCATCTTGATGAGTATGTAATAGACTTAAAACTGTTTCGCAAGTTTCAACGCCCGGAAGGTGATGAACTCTATTTTTAGCGAGAGAGTATTTGTGATGGGCATTCAGGCGTGAGTAACGCAGAAGCACGGCCGCTTTATCTTTAAAAGTATTGTGAGTATGGAGAGGTGTGTTCATATCAGCCTCCTTACTTTCATTCTATTTTAACTCTGTGCGGAGCCTAAGGGGGCATCAAATTTTCTTATTGCGAAGAGCAAGACTGGGCTTCACATGGCAGAAGCGAAATTTTAGTGGACTGTCGCACCATATTTTTTAAATAAAGCCTCTAATTGGCCGCTTGATTTCACTTTTTCTATCGCTTTATCAAGATCTTTCACATTCACAGTTCCAAGTCTGCTGACGGAACACTGAATTGGATATTCTTGTAAAAACAAACGCGAGCGACCTTCTTCAATCTTTGGATTTTTCAATTTGAAGTAATCCAAAAAAATCTCATCGGTCACAACATATTGAATGCGACCTTTAACAATTTTGTTCAAATTCGCTTCCTCACTCGAAGCATCTTCGCGGGTAATGCGATGAGAATTAAACAAAGGGTCCAGGCGAGGATACACATAATACAAAATCGTCCCAATTGTTTTGCCACCAAGGTCACTGAGCTTTGCGGGCATTGGAGAGGGCCCCAATATCACTTCGCGTTTCATGAACAAAGTTTTGGACCAATTTAATTGACCTTTATCCTCGGCCCACGCGCGACTCGAGTAGCAAAGCACATCAGACTTTCCAGACAGCAAAAAGTTGGTGATGCGATAGCGAGTTAACAACGTTAATGATGTTTTTCTACCTAAAGCATCTCCAATCGCCTTCATGTAATCGGGCAAAAGACCTTCGAGTTTATTAGGATTATTTTCCATCAAGAGCGGCGCTGCCAAACCTTCGGGAATAGCTGCATGCAACGTCGGAGCCGCATTGCCAGCGGGTTTCGCCGCAGAAGCCACAATGCTTAAGAAAGTCATAATCGTGAAAAGAAACCGTTTTATCACGCCATTAGCCTGCCTTAAAAAGTGCGGAATTTCAAAGTCTCATTTTGAGCATTCTTGCTACAGCTTTTGTTCGAAAAACCCGATAAGCAGAGTATGAGCAATGTGCGAGACATTAAGTCAGCTCCAGTCGATCCGGAAGATTTCATGGCTGTGTCCAGGGATGAATTTATCCCCGGTACGCAAGTCCCTGTCGATATTTTCTTAAAACTCTCTGAAAAGAACTACGTCATGATCCTTAAAGAAGGTGCAAAGGTCAATTTCGATCAAATGCACTTTCCAGAAAAAGCAGAGTGGCTGTACGTCAGAAAAGCGGATTATCACAAATGTGTTGGTAAAGCTTTGACAGTGGCGGGTATCGTCTTAGATAGCCAGAAAATCAGCATTGAAACAAAGACGGTCGTCTTGTCGCGCGCTGCGGATTCGATTTTTAAAGAGATCGAACATCTTGGTTTCGATCATTTGGCTCTTGAGCATTCCAAGGTGATTAGTAAATCCATTCAAGCTCTTGTTGATGACAAGCCGGATATCAGTTTCGTTATTAACTTGATGGCGAACTTAAATGAAGATCTGATCCGTCATGCAATGATGGTGTCAGCGATTTCCGTGATCATCGCGCGTTCCATGAAGTGGACCATGTCAGCTAACTTGGAAAAACTCGCACTGGGTGCGCTTCTACATGACGTCGGCATGAAAGAGTTGCCCGATGAGATTCTTGAGATGCCTCGTCACGCGATGAATCGCGAACAAGCAGCAATTTATGAATCGCACGTTTACCGCGGAGTTGAAATCCTGCGCACGATGCCAAGCATTTCAGATGACATCATCGCGATTGTTTTAGAGCATCACGAAAACTCGCCAGGGCAGGGCTATCCACGCCGTATTCGCGATTTTAAAATGAATCCATTCGCACGCGTTGTGGCGTTGGCCGATTGCTTTGCGGAAGTCGTTATGAAATCCGTGAACAATCCCAATCCAAAAAATGCCGCGGCAGCAGTTGTGTTTATCGAAACAACATTAGGTCAGCCATTCCACAAACCTGCCTTCACGGCGTTGAAGCAGGCGTTGCAAGTCACAGTGTAATCACACACTCGCCTTAGACCTTTGCCTGTGCTTAAGAATTTGTAAGTTCGTGCGCCTCTACCTTCTTCCTATCCTGTCAGGGATGCCAAATAGGGAGGGCTTCATGCGCGGATTATTCATGCTTGGACTTTCTTGGTGTGTTCTTCTAAGTTCCTGTGCGACGTCTACCAAATCGCAGGTGAAAATGGCTTCGCCACAAGAAGCAAAACAGCTGGCATCGGATGCGACTATTTATGCGTATCCGTTAGTGATGTTAGCGAAAACTCGTGATGTACAAACGGCGACACCTTATACGACTAAAATTAAAGCGCCGATCAATCAATTCGTTCACACTCGTAATTTTCCAGATGAAAATGTGAAAGACACAGGGCTTACCACCGACGTGCTTTATTCGACAGCGTGGTTGGATCTTGCGGATGAACCGATGGTGTTAACAGTTCCCAAATCGAATCGTTTTTATTCGTTGGTGTTCATGAATGCGTGGAGTGATATCGTCGCCAATCTGGGTTCCACAGAAACAAAAAATAGAGAGCTGCAGGTGTTATTAGCGGGACCCAATTGGAAGGGCCAAGCTCCCGAAGGTGTTCGTGTTGTCAGAATTGAAACAAACAATGCCTGGCTTGTGACACGCATTCAAGGCAGCAGTAACAAGGACTTTCCCGATATCCATCATTTTCAAAATGACCTGGATCTGACGCCATTAAGTTATTACGGAAAAATCTATCTTCCACCATCCAATGTCAGTGTGAATCCGCTTGTTAATAGTAAAACCGAACCGGTCGCGCAAATGCAGCAGCTAGACGCTAGTACTTTCTTTGGCGATTTTGCAGAAGAATTAAAAAATAACAAACCATTAACCGCAGATACAAAAAAAGTCGAAGAGCTGCGTCGCTTAGGACTCAACCCAGGACAGGCTTATCATCTCAACAATTTGTCACAAGAAATGCAGGCGGCCATCAACGAAGGCTATCAATTAGGTCTGCAACGCTTAAAGCAAGCAGCGACTTTGACTGACGAAGCGACTTGGCAAATTCGTGTGAATGCTAATAACGATTATTTCAATCGCGCAGTCGTCGCCTTTAGCGGTCAAGCCATTAACAATGATGGCGATTCCATTTGGCTACGCACGGGAAAAGATGTGAATGGCGAACGCCTTTCAGGAGAGCGTCCTTACGTCCTGCATATTTCCAAAGAGCAACTGCCACCTGCAAAAGGTTTCTGGTCCCTTTCCATGTATGATGCCGCCAATGCCTTAGTGCCGAATGCCGGTAAACGCTTTAATATCAGCAGTAAAGAGAAATTGAAATACAACGGCGATGGCTCATTGGATCTGTATATTCAAGAAACAAATCCAGGCCGCGACCGCGTTGCAAACTGGTTGCCTGCACCAGCAGGAAATTTCCATCTGGTGATGCGTCTTTACGGTGCGAAACAAGAACAACTCAGTGGTTGGAAACTACCTTACGTTGAGAAAGCGATGGAATCGCGTTTATCAAAAAACGTAGAGTTCTAAAAGTTCATTTTTCGTGATGCGCTCTTTGCTTTTTAAAACTTTCACGGCATTGAGCGCATTTTCCAGCTTATTTTTTTCGAAATACTGAGTGGCGCGCTCAATCAGACTTCCGCGTAAAGAAAAAGTCTCCGGCGAAAACTTTGCGAAGAACAACGCATCTAACACGGAATAAGCAAAAAAGTGAATGTAGCGGCGATTCAAGCGGACATGATTTGCCACGAGGTCTCGTGCTTCACGCAATTGGCCCTTAATAGCTAAGTAAATGAACTCGCGCTGTTCTGCTTTGGTGTTAATGCGTTCTGGGGTTGTGTGGTTACGTAAGACGCGAGCTTTCGCAAAATTACCGCGAACTGTTTCACAGTCACCATTTTCAAAAATCGTAATGATGCCTAAGCCGAAGTGACTGTAAGATTGGCCACGCACCCAACCGGATTTTTCAGCAATATGAAAAGTCTTTTTTAATGTGGCACGAGCTTTTGAAAAATTGCGTTGGCGAATGTAGCATTCACTTAAGTGATAATATTTCATTCCCAAGCGGAATAAGTTTAAGGTCGGATGTTTGTATTCAAGTAGGATAGAGTCACGAATATAGGGAATCGCCTCTTCAATTCTTTCATTGTGATAAAGAACGTGCCCCTTGCGAAATAAAATATCCGCTCGCGCGGTCACGCTGTCTTTTGCATACTGCAAATGCTGTTCGGCCTGTTCAATCATGCGCATTGCTTCGGGACTATTGCCGGCGAAATCTTCACGCAAAGCCGACCAGCTTAAAATCGCAATAATTTTGACTGTATCATTCAGCGAGTAGGCGATTTTCAAAGCTTCATCTAAATAAAGACGACTGGCGCGGATGCGTCCCAAAAAGAAAGTGGTCGAGCCCAATTGTAAATACAGTGTCAAACGTTGAGCAGAACACAATTCCTGCGCATTAAATGTTTTCAGAAGTTTTAAATATGTCGGAAAATCATCCATCGCTCGAATGCGCGCCATAAATGCATCACTGCAAATTTCTTCTAACACGCGATTGATCGGGCGAAGTTCTAACGGGATCGATGATTTGCGAATCCGATCGGGTGGCACACCCAAGACTTGGGCAACGCGCCCGAGTGTGTCGGGGCGAACTCTTCGCACAGTGCCATTCACCCAACGTTGAATTGTTTTCGTTGAGATGCCTAACTGCTGCGCGAATTCTTGGCGTGAGATTTCTTTTTCTTTTAAAAGCTCTCGAAGTATTTGTGGATCAAGTTCAATCAGCTCGTTGGTAGTCATGAAGCAAATGTAGCCGATAGAAAAAGTGAGAGTGAGTCTAGCTTGTTAAAAAGCAGTCTTCAATTCCTTACATTCACTTTCCGCGACAGCGTTCGCGTTTGCATAATAAGGAACTTCGATGATGGAGCGAAAGCCGTGGCGAGCTGTCACAGCAAGAGCCATGTTGCGAAGGCTTGTGATCATCTTGCCTTTGCAGCCCAATACTTTTCCAAGATTTCTTTGTGTGCAGTCGATTTTGAAAATCGTCGTCCGTTCACCTTGTTCGACCGAGATCTTGACCTCTGTCGGGTGATCCACGAGTAAATGTAAAAAACTTTCGAGTTGTTTGCGAACTGTCTCAATCACTTCGTCTTTGTTACACGCGACGGGTGTGACAGTTGCGGCTGTGGTTTTTTCTACACTAGCCACTCTTTTGCGGATCACTAGGGGCTTGCTTACTTCTTCCATGCGACTTTACTCTCCTCGATACGAGTCATTCTATGGTTACTCTTCGGAGGACATGGAATTAAATGTTACAGGCTGGACATGTGTTTCACCCCATGTCCGGAGTGTCCATGGTATTCCTCACATTCGCGCGTTTCAATAACGAGCAGAAGTGAGGATACTCACGAATTTACTCAGGTAAGGGGATGATATCGTCTTCACCCGCGACTTGGGGAAAGCTGCGATCACGCCACGCTTGTTTAGCTTTTTCGATTTTTTCTTTCGATGACGAGACGTAATTCCAGAAAATGTAGCGAGGTTCAGGGAACGGTTCGCCACCCAGAACCATGAAGCACGTGTCCTCGTCGGCTGTGACGTTAAGTTTTGAATCGGTATGTAAGATCACGAAGTCATCAGGCGGAATTGTTTTTTCGCCTGCTTTCAAGGACCCCTTGATGATGAAGAACGCAAGTTCATGGCCGTCTTCCGGTGCATACTCGAAACGATCGCCTTTTTTCAAATTTACTTCCATAAAAAATAACGGCGAGTAAATACCAACCGGCGATTCTTGATCGAAAGCTTTTCCAGCGATCAAAGTCACATCCGCATTGCCGACTTTGAAAGATGGAATGCTCTCTTTTGGATGGTGAGTAAATTCTGGATCAATATCTTCAGCAGAAAGTGGCAACGCGACCCAGAATTGCAGCAAGTGCAAACGGTGGGGGATGCCGCGAAGATCTTCAGGCGTTCTTTCAGAGTGGGAAATGCCTTTGCCTGCGGTCATCCAGTTCACATCACCCGGAGTCAAAACTTGTTTGTTGCCCGAGCTATCATTGTGCAGAACTTTACCTTCAAGCAGATAGCTCAAAGTGGAAAGACCAATGTGGGGGTGAGGACGCACTTCCATACCCTCATTCGGCCCGAACTCCGTCGCAGGGAAGTAGTCAAAAAAGATGAAAGGTCCAACCATTCGTTTTTCGCGATAAGGCATTAAACGATGAACTTTGGGGCCACCTAGTGAAACCAAACGTGGAGCAATCTCCATAAGAATATCATTTTGCGTAGAAGTCATAATGTAGCCCTTTGCTGTCGTACAAAAGGATGCTATACTTGCTCAATTAATCAAGCGAATAAAAAAGTGTTTGCTTAGAAAAAAGCAAAAAGGATTTAGGACGAATTATGAAGACGAAAAAAGAGATCGTAGAAAATTGGCTCCCACGTTACACAGGTGTTCCTCTTGATGAGTTTGGTCATTATATTTTGCTGACAAACTTTGGTGGATACGTGAAGTCTTTTGCAGAGCGTTTTAATGTTCCTGTTCGCGGTCTGGATAAACCGATGCAATCTGCAACGGCGGAAAACATCACGATCATTAACTTCGGTATGGGCTCTGCCTTGGCCGCGACGTGCATGGACTTACTAACAGCGATCAACCCTAAAGCGGTTTTGTTCCTTGGTAAGTGCGGCGGTATCAAAAAGAAAAATCAATTAGGTGACTTCATTCTGCCAATCGCTGCGATTCGTGGTGAAGGAACTTCGAATGAATACTTACCAGCAGAAATTCCAGCATTGCCTTCATTCCGTTTGCAAAAAGCGGTTTCATCGATGATCGCGAAAAACGGTTGCGATTATTGGACGGGCACTGTGTACACGACAAACCGTCGCGTTTGGGAACATGATGATCATTTCAAAGAATACTTGGCGAAAACTCGTGCGATGGCTGTCGATATGGAAACAGCGACGATCTTCGTAACAGGTTTCGTGAATGAAATTCCGCGTGGTGCTTTGTTGCTTGTCTCTGACAACCCGATGGTTCCAGAAGGTGTGAAGACAGAAGAAAGCGATAAGAAGGTCACAACAAACTTTGTTGATAAGCACATTTCAATCGGTATTGATGCGCTTCGTGAGCTTCGTGATTCCGGCGAATCTGTGAAACACATGCGTTGGGATTGATTTAAAACAAGTTTTTCTTTCCGCAGTTCAAAAGTCTAAAGGCCCCGCCTATTTTGGTGAGTAATGTTTTACTCGCAAATCATTATCAGGAGGGGCTTATGACGAAGTGGTTCGTTTTTCTAGTCACAGTATTGTCGTTAAATACAAGTTTTGCATGGAATGATCTTCCGCAGCCATTGCCGGAAGAGCCAGGCACACAGCTTCCGCAGCCTCCACCTCAACAACCGAATCAACCTCCTCAGCCGCCACCAACGGGTGAGCAAGTTCGCTACAGTCTGGGAAGTGCCGATCTGACGCGTTTTAAAGAGCGCGAATTTACCTTCTATCCGCAGGCAGGGTTGAATCGTTTGGCGCGTTTAAGCCTGACGTGTGGGCGTAATAACATCGAAATCAAAGAAGTGCGCATTCAATATGCAGACTATTTTGATGAACGCTTGGATTATGTGCTGCCTGGTGATCTGGATTCGGGTCATACGCGCACAACGGGTTTAGATGGACGTCCTATTTACAAGATCACAGTGAAAGCACATGCGAAGTATTTTTGGAAAAAACCAGGTAACTTCCGTGTGGACGTAGCGGCTTATAAATAGGTTTCTGTAAAATAGGGTGAGCATACTGATTCACCAGTATGCTCAATTTGTACGCACGAAAAGGTTTCAAAAAACTGAATATAAATTCGTCTTTCCGGGGATGCTTTTGCGATTTTCACCTTTTTTCATGCAATTAACATATTGTGTCATTTTGAAAGTTGCGATATAACCTTCCCACTTCAATCAGTTTTAATATGAATTGCACTTTTGGGGAGGCTCGCTTTGATCAATCCAGGCTCTAATGTTCAAGCCGACGAAATGGATAACGACTTCGACTCCGAGATGGAGAACGAGAAGGAGATGAAGAAAACCTCTGCTTTTGAAGCAGATATGGACGAGGACCTTGAAAGTGAAGCCGCGTTAGCGCAAATGGCAGGCAGCCTTCTTATGGAAGGTGAAGAGGACGACACGAATCTTGATGAGATCGAGAACATCCTTGAGTTGCCGGATACAGGTTATCCAAAATTCACTTTGGCAAAAAATAAAGCTCGCTTCTTAAGAATGGTGAGCTGGTATCGTGGTAAAGAAGAGTGGATCGAAGTTGCTCCATTGTCTGGCGTAACAAAACTTTTCAAACAACAAACGAAAGAATTGGAAGGTATCCGTTCTTCTAAGTTGGACTACGAAATGGAACTTGAAACTGGCACTTTGACTCCGTCACAACGCTCATACCGTCGCGACGAACTTAAAATGTGCAGAGTCCAAGAAAAAATGGCCGTACATTTGATCTCTAAACTACAAGTTAAGATCAAATCTGGTCGCCGCTAATTCGCTTCAATTCGAATTCGGAAATTTAAAAAAGGCTGTCGTAAGACGGCCTTTTTTTTTACCCTGAATTCGTGGCTTTCGCTCACCCAGCGCAGCACACGCAGAGTTTCGCATTGACTCATATGGAGTCCGAAATGAAAGTGAAGCATCAAAAAAAATTGCGCGGTTGTCAGAGGAAGAGGGGCCTATGAAAAAGATCGGTTTGCTTGGTGGTATGAGTTGGGAATCAACGGTTCCGTACTACAAGATCATCAATGAACACATCAAAACCAAAATGGGCGGCCTTCATTCTGCAGAGCTGATGTTGTACAGCATGGACTTCCAAAAAATCGCAAACCTCCAAAAAGCAGGGGACTGGGAAGGCGCAGGTAAAGTGCTAGGCACTGCTGCCGCAACCATGAAGCACGGAGGCGCTGAAGCCATCGTCGTGTGCACAAACACCATGCACAAAGTAGCAGAACAAATCGAACACCACAGCGGCTTACCAATCCTGCACATCGCCGATGCAACAGCCAAAGAAATCAACAACAAAGGCATCAAAAAAGTCGGCCTGCTTGGCACATGCTACACAATGGAACAAAACTTCTACCGCGGAAGACTTGCCGATAATTTCAAAATCGAAACCGTCATTCCAAACGAAGAAGCCCGCCAAAAAATCAACAAAGTCATCTTCGAAGAACTGTGCCTAGGCACAATCAAAGAAGACTCAAGAAAATTCTTCCAAGCAGTGATCCAAGACCTAGTAGACCAAGGCGCCGAAGGCGTAATCCTAGGCTGCACAGAAATCGGCATGCTAATCACACACCAACACACAAACGTCCCAATCTTCGACACAGCAATAATCCACGCCAACTATGCAGCCGAATTCATGCTGAGCTAAAAAAAGAAATTTAATTTAAAAAAATCAAAAAGGCTCTGAGCAAGAAAAACTCAGAGCCTTTTTATTTTCAAAACCACAAAAATTAAATTCCACCAATCGCACTCAACAAAAGAAACCAATCACACCAACAACTTTTTTCGTTTGAGCACTAAACCGTTGAAGCACAATCTCTAAACAGATCAGCAACCTAAATTGCTTTCGTTCATCATGAAAACCTTCTCAGTACATATATAAGACAAATGATGGTCATCAAAAGCAATTTGGCTCTCTTATTAAGGAGGAGCCTCCGAAAGCGGCCTTCGTCGGCGCCACGATGGCGCGAACCAATGGCCAAAGGCCATTGGCGACGATTGAGCCCGGACGGCGTGCCGCTGAAGCGAGGCACCTCCTTAATAAGAGAGACAAACCCCGCTCGAAGCGATGACCAAACCCCAAGTCTTATATAAGCGACCCGAAGGTTCTCAAGAAAGAACGAAAAAGCAATAGAGATTGCAGGACTGGTTAAAAGGCCAGTGTTTCAAAGAGTTTAAAGTGTCTCAAAAAAAAATTGCATCTGGCTCTTTAGTCTCACGATGGAACGCCGATAGGTACAAAGTGAGTCAAATATCATTCGATAATGTTTCAAAAGGGGAGGACTAGAATGTCACGCACAGTAATGATCGTGGTGAGCGATAACCAGGAAACCGTAGATAGCGCAAAGAAGTACTGGGAGAACCATGATGTCACTGTTCATGCTTATTCTTCAGCGCAATGGCGCGAAGGTTTGGACAATGCATTTTTCAGACAACAACTAGCTGCAGGTGTTCCAGCTTTGGTTTCAGGCAATAGCCCTGTAACTACAGACGGCGGTGGTAACGTTCTTCAGTTCCCATCAGCGACATCAACTTCTTCTAACGTACAAAAAATGGAAGAGTTGGAAGCACAAGCAATTGAAAATGCAATCGTTCAATACAAAGGCAACTTGACTGAAGCTGCAAAAGCTTTGGGTATCGGTCGCGCAACTTTGTATCGTAAAGTGAAGCAATACCACATTGATCCTTCTGCAGCTCGCAAGAAGAAATCAACTCCGGTTGCTGCTTAATCTGATTTCACAATTAGGTTTAAGAAAAAATGGACTTCGCAAGAAGTCCATTTTTGTTTTTAGATTCTGTAGTAGAATGTAAAGACCAAGATGCAAAAGCTATCCGCCATCCTCTTTACTTTGGTATGTGCCGCGGGCGCATTTTATTTCGCGATTCAAAAGTCATTCGTGAATCCGTATCCTATTGTCTGCCGCTTTGTCGCAGAAAAAATCTATCTGACTGACGATAAGATCAAAGACTGGAAGCAAACGTGTTTGCATCGCGCTCGTTTGGTCACGCCCTTTTCGGCAAAAAATCTGATCATCAAAGATCTGAATAATATGTTCGATGTTTTGCAGGTTTCGCATTTGGAAATCTATGATGCCAAAGAAGTGCAAAACATCTGGCAAGGAGAATCAACAGACACCGGCATTGAAGGTGACTTCGTTGATAGTGAGTTCGTTATTTTTAAAATCCATCCTCAGTCACCGGCTGCTAAAGCGGGATTAAAAAAAGGCGACGTCGTTAAAAGTCTGAATGGCGGGCAACCCAGCTCCTGGACGGTGGCTGGTGAGTCAGGCCACTACAAAATCTTGCGTGGAACAGAAGAACTGCTCGTTGATGTACAGCCGGGTAGTTTTCATCGTGACGACAGTCCGTCGATAGAGCAAATCAAAGAAGTAACACTTATGCGAATCCCTTCCTTCCGCGGTGATTTTTTTGAAACGGAAGCGATGCAAAAGTATGCACAGAAATTAAAAGGATCACGTGATGTGATTTTGGATCTGCGTGGCAATGCTGGCGGCAATTTCGTTGCGGGCCTGCGTTTGTTGTCGCTGTTTATTTGTGAACCCACGACCGTGGGCAAGCTTGTGAAAACACGCGCGCCGATGTCAACAAAAGCA containing:
- a CDS encoding ABC transporter substrate-binding protein: MTFLSIVASAAKPAGNAAPTLHAAIPEGLAAPLLMENNPNKLEGLLPDYMKAIGDALGRKTSLTLLTRYRITNFLLSGKSDVLCYSSRAWAEDKGQLNWSKTLFMKREVILGPSPMPAKLSDLGGKTIGTILYYVYPRLDPLFNSHRITREDASSEEANLNKIVKGRIQYVVTDEIFLDYFKLKNPKIEEGRSRLFLQEYPIQCSVSRLGTVNVKDLDKAIEKVKSSGQLEALFKKYGATVH
- a CDS encoding HD-GYP domain-containing protein, whose translation is MSNVRDIKSAPVDPEDFMAVSRDEFIPGTQVPVDIFLKLSEKNYVMILKEGAKVNFDQMHFPEKAEWLYVRKADYHKCVGKALTVAGIVLDSQKISIETKTVVLSRAADSIFKEIEHLGFDHLALEHSKVISKSIQALVDDKPDISFVINLMANLNEDLIRHAMMVSAISVIIARSMKWTMSANLEKLALGALLHDVGMKELPDEILEMPRHAMNREQAAIYESHVYRGVEILRTMPSISDDIIAIVLEHHENSPGQGYPRRIRDFKMNPFARVVALADCFAEVVMKSVNNPNPKNAAAAVVFIETTLGQPFHKPAFTALKQALQVTV
- a CDS encoding DUF1254 domain-containing protein, which codes for MRGLFMLGLSWCVLLSSCATSTKSQVKMASPQEAKQLASDATIYAYPLVMLAKTRDVQTATPYTTKIKAPINQFVHTRNFPDENVKDTGLTTDVLYSTAWLDLADEPMVLTVPKSNRFYSLVFMNAWSDIVANLGSTETKNRELQVLLAGPNWKGQAPEGVRVVRIETNNAWLVTRIQGSSNKDFPDIHHFQNDLDLTPLSYYGKIYLPPSNVSVNPLVNSKTEPVAQMQQLDASTFFGDFAEELKNNKPLTADTKKVEELRRLGLNPGQAYHLNNLSQEMQAAINEGYQLGLQRLKQAATLTDEATWQIRVNANNDYFNRAVVAFSGQAINNDGDSIWLRTGKDVNGERLSGERPYVLHISKEQLPPAKGFWSLSMYDAANALVPNAGKRFNISSKEKLKYNGDGSLDLYIQETNPGRDRVANWLPAPAGNFHLVMRLYGAKQEQLSGWKLPYVEKAMESRLSKNVEF
- a CDS encoding helix-turn-helix transcriptional regulator, producing MTTNELIELDPQILRELLKEKEISRQEFAQQLGISTKTIQRWVNGTVRRVRPDTLGRVAQVLGVPPDRIRKSSIPLELRPINRVLEEICSDAFMARIRAMDDFPTYLKLLKTFNAQELCSAQRLTLYLQLGSTTFFLGRIRASRLYLDEALKIAYSLNDTVKIIAILSWSALREDFAGNSPEAMRMIEQAEQHLQYAKDSVTARADILFRKGHVLYHNERIEEAIPYIRDSILLEYKHPTLNLFRLGMKYYHLSECYIRQRNFSKARATLKKTFHIAEKSGWVRGQSYSHFGLGIITIFENGDCETVRGNFAKARVLRNHTTPERINTKAEQREFIYLAIKGQLREARDLVANHVRLNRRYIHFFAYSVLDALFFAKFSPETFSLRGSLIERATQYFEKNKLENALNAVKVLKSKERITKNELLELYVF
- a CDS encoding KH domain-containing protein; this translates as MEEVSKPLVIRKRVASVEKTTAATVTPVACNKDEVIETVRKQLESFLHLLVDHPTEVKISVEQGERTTIFKIDCTQRNLGKVLGCKGKMITSLRNMALAVTARHGFRSIIEVPYYANANAVAESECKELKTAF
- a CDS encoding pirin family protein gives rise to the protein MTSTQNDILMEIAPRLVSLGGPKVHRLMPYREKRMVGPFIFFDYFPATEFGPNEGMEVRPHPHIGLSTLSYLLEGKVLHNDSSGNKQVLTPGDVNWMTAGKGISHSERTPEDLRGIPHRLHLLQFWVALPLSAEDIDPEFTHHPKESIPSFKVGNADVTLIAGKAFDQESPVGIYSPLFFMEVNLKKGDRFEYAPEDGHELAFFIIKGSLKAGEKTIPPDDFVILHTDSKLNVTADEDTCFMVLGGEPFPEPRYIFWNYVSSSKEKIEKAKQAWRDRSFPQVAGEDDIIPLPE
- a CDS encoding AMP nucleosidase, whose protein sequence is MKTKKEIVENWLPRYTGVPLDEFGHYILLTNFGGYVKSFAERFNVPVRGLDKPMQSATAENITIINFGMGSALAATCMDLLTAINPKAVLFLGKCGGIKKKNQLGDFILPIAAIRGEGTSNEYLPAEIPALPSFRLQKAVSSMIAKNGCDYWTGTVYTTNRRVWEHDDHFKEYLAKTRAMAVDMETATIFVTGFVNEIPRGALLLVSDNPMVPEGVKTEESDKKVTTNFVDKHISIGIDALRELRDSGESVKHMRWD
- a CDS encoding aspartate/glutamate racemase family protein, translated to MKKIGLLGGMSWESTVPYYKIINEHIKTKMGGLHSAELMLYSMDFQKIANLQKAGDWEGAGKVLGTAAATMKHGGAEAIVVCTNTMHKVAEQIEHHSGLPILHIADATAKEINNKGIKKVGLLGTCYTMEQNFYRGRLADNFKIETVIPNEEARQKINKVIFEELCLGTIKEDSRKFFQAVIQDLVDQGAEGVILGCTEIGMLITHQHTNVPIFDTAIIHANYAAEFMLS
- a CDS encoding helix-turn-helix domain-containing protein produces the protein MSRTVMIVVSDNQETVDSAKKYWENHDVTVHAYSSAQWREGLDNAFFRQQLAAGVPALVSGNSPVTTDGGGNVLQFPSATSTSSNVQKMEELEAQAIENAIVQYKGNLTEAAKALGIGRATLYRKVKQYHIDPSAARKKKSTPVAA
- a CDS encoding S41 family peptidase, translated to MQKLSAILFTLVCAAGAFYFAIQKSFVNPYPIVCRFVAEKIYLTDDKIKDWKQTCLHRARLVTPFSAKNLIIKDLNNMFDVLQVSHLEIYDAKEVQNIWQGESTDTGIEGDFVDSEFVIFKIHPQSPAAKAGLKKGDVVKSLNGGQPSSWTVAGESGHYKILRGTEELLVDVQPGSFHRDDSPSIEQIKEVTLMRIPSFRGDFFETEAMQKYAQKLKGSRDVILDLRGNAGGNFVAGLRLLSLFICEPTTVGKLVKTRAPMSTKADLPNLLKDEDQLQVLEHNKVVALKTFKNSDCFKGRVKVLVDGKSSSVAEMVAQAFKEIKHSSLQGAPSRGQLLVGVWYPLDEIAPGVQISVPEAYYESAAGHRIEGQGVQVDKILYYHLPQMQAGIDSWVDQLLRN